One genomic region from Saprospiraceae bacterium encodes:
- a CDS encoding DUF1003 domain-containing protein, with product MKTFKSDISDKEFPETDRISGRTIRPMIMDLIRQDSSSFGQESNISLSELNFYREKYISQFLLKEIGELSELEKNVMTSVSEESTLSDKINKEDTDSITYGQHIADKVAIFGGSWTFIISFGVFLVIWIMVNAFWLSNKGFDPYPFILLNLILSCLAAMQAPVIMMSQNRQEEKDRERAKKDYMINLKSELEIRILHEKIDHLIMKQQQELLEIQKVQIDMMNDILTQVNLKKSA from the coding sequence ATGAAAACATTTAAGAGCGATATTTCTGATAAAGAATTTCCTGAGACAGATAGAATATCAGGTAGGACTATCCGCCCAATGATCATGGATTTGATAAGACAGGATAGTTCTTCATTTGGCCAGGAAAGCAATATATCACTGAGTGAACTTAATTTTTACAGAGAAAAATACATCTCCCAGTTTTTACTCAAAGAAATCGGCGAACTGTCTGAATTGGAAAAAAATGTGATGACTTCTGTATCTGAAGAATCCACCTTGTCGGATAAAATAAATAAAGAGGATACCGATTCCATCACATATGGTCAGCATATTGCAGATAAAGTAGCCATATTCGGTGGAAGCTGGACCTTTATCATTTCTTTCGGAGTTTTTCTGGTCATTTGGATCATGGTGAATGCGTTTTGGTTGTCCAATAAAGGCTTTGATCCATATCCATTTATCTTGCTCAATCTGATCTTGTCTTGCCTGGCTGCTATGCAAGCTCCGGTGATTATGATGAGTCAAAACCGGCAGGAAGAAAAAGACAGAGAGCGGGCAAAAAAAGATTATATGATCAATCTCAAATCAGAGCTGGAGATCAGAATATTGCACGAAAAAATTGACCACCTAATCATGAAACAACAACAAGAGCTGTTAGAAATACAAAAAGTTCAAATTGATATGATGAATGATATTTTAACACAAGTCAATCTAAAAAAATCAGCTTAA
- a CDS encoding acetylxylan esterase, whose protein sequence is MNSFIKFSFLSVFLLFILRMSAQPPERPIKIHVSPDHTDWTYKPGEKVTYTVTVTRNEELVPNCMIRYEIGQEKMTPMKKDSMILTNGTVKLDGGTMTNEGFTRCVVSTTIDGKIYRGLATAGFNPLNLKPVVKYPADFMTYWDQAKADLAKVPMDARMTLMPERCTEKSNVYQVNLQNYRDGGTARLYGILCVPKAEGKYPALLRVPGAGVRPYNGDVSMADRGVITFEIGIHGVPVNMDPVVYQNLGAGPLAGYWVYNLDDKDKYYYKRVYLGCIRANDFINSLPQYDGSNLAVMGSSQGGALSIVTAGLDSRVKYLAAIHPAMSDMAGYTQNRAGGWPHMFDKNNAANLTESKLTTASYYDVVNFARQIKVPGRYAWGFNDETCPPTSMYPAYNIITAPKDLWLYLDSGHWIYPEESERLNNWVYEMLTKK, encoded by the coding sequence ATGAATTCTTTTATTAAGTTTTCATTTCTCTCGGTGTTTCTGTTGTTTATACTTCGAATGAGTGCACAACCTCCTGAGCGACCCATCAAAATCCATGTATCACCCGATCACACTGACTGGACCTACAAACCCGGCGAAAAAGTAACCTATACCGTCACGGTCACCCGCAATGAGGAGCTGGTGCCTAACTGTATGATCCGGTACGAAATCGGCCAGGAGAAAATGACCCCCATGAAAAAAGATTCAATGATATTGACCAATGGAACGGTCAAACTGGATGGTGGTACGATGACCAATGAAGGTTTTACCAGGTGTGTGGTGTCAACAACCATAGATGGGAAAATTTATCGCGGACTAGCTACTGCCGGTTTTAATCCCCTCAACCTTAAACCGGTAGTAAAGTATCCTGCAGACTTTATGACTTATTGGGATCAGGCCAAAGCCGACCTCGCCAAAGTACCTATGGATGCGCGCATGACTTTAATGCCTGAGCGATGTACAGAAAAATCAAATGTATATCAGGTCAATCTGCAAAATTACAGAGATGGCGGCACCGCCAGGTTGTACGGCATCCTCTGTGTGCCCAAAGCAGAGGGCAAATATCCGGCTTTGTTGAGAGTACCGGGAGCGGGCGTACGGCCTTATAATGGAGATGTCAGCATGGCTGATCGGGGAGTGATTACTTTTGAGATCGGTATCCATGGTGTGCCGGTCAATATGGATCCGGTGGTATATCAAAATCTTGGAGCGGGTCCACTTGCAGGGTACTGGGTCTATAATCTCGATGACAAAGACAAATATTATTACAAGCGGGTCTACCTTGGTTGTATCCGGGCAAATGATTTTATCAATAGCCTACCACAATATGATGGCAGTAACCTGGCGGTCATGGGTAGTAGTCAAGGTGGAGCTTTGTCGATCGTAACCGCCGGCCTGGACTCACGAGTCAAATACCTGGCAGCTATACACCCCGCTATGTCTGATATGGCCGGTTATACTCAAAATAGAGCAGGAGGATGGCCCCATATGTTTGATAAAAATAACGCGGCCAATCTCACGGAATCCAAACTGACCACTGCAAGTTATTATGATGTAGTCAATTTTGCACGGCAGATCAAAGTGCCTGGCAGATATGCCTGGGGATTTAATGACGAAACTTGCCCACCGACTTCGATGTACCCGGCGTACAATATCATCACAGCTCCTAAGGACTTATGGTTGTACCTTGACTCAGGCCACTGGATCTACCCCGAAGAATCTGAGCGATTAAATAATTGGGTGTACGAAATGCTGACGAAAAAATGA
- a CDS encoding amidase, whose amino-acid sequence MSSRRRFIHHSILAAAGINTLLLSRCKDLTVQSKSEVTDVFDLDEVTIESLQKMYSAGSTSAEKVTQAYLERIAAIDQAGIKLNAIIEINPDALLIAKALDAERKAGTIRGPLHGIPILIKDNINTADKMMTTAGALALVGNIASKDAFIVEKLRQAGVVLLGKTNLSEWANFRSTRSSSGWSSRGGQTKNPYVLDHSPCGSSSGSGSAVSANLCTIAIGTETDGSVACPASINGVVGIKPTVGLWSRSGIIPISHTQDTAGPMARTVTDAAVLLTALQGKDPQDEATNANPDSGLNYAKDLNLATMQGMRLGIDASLLKRHEEIDDLLGKTLDLLRSNGAAIVEVDYMGPNGKINDPEFMVLKYEFKYGVEKYLQTENFKYKTLKDIIQFNKDHKEEAMPYFQQEILEQCAELGDLQTKEYLLALKNSHEVARIAIDSLLKQNKLNALIGPATGASWCIDKVNGDHWTGYGAYGISAVAGYPSVTVPMGYIHELPIGLSFMGTAYDEQNLIKLAFAFEQLTKARRAPKFIPSI is encoded by the coding sequence ATGTCTTCCAGACGCCGTTTTATACACCATTCAATCCTGGCTGCAGCTGGTATCAATACACTCCTCCTGAGTCGGTGCAAAGACCTAACTGTGCAGTCTAAATCTGAAGTAACCGATGTATTTGACCTGGATGAGGTGACGATTGAATCATTGCAAAAAATGTATAGTGCCGGTTCTACTTCCGCTGAAAAGGTGACTCAAGCCTATCTCGAACGGATTGCCGCCATCGATCAGGCTGGTATCAAACTCAATGCTATCATAGAGATCAATCCTGATGCACTCCTGATAGCAAAAGCATTGGATGCTGAGCGCAAAGCCGGTACCATACGAGGACCGCTCCATGGCATCCCAATCCTGATCAAAGACAATATCAATACGGCTGACAAAATGATGACTACTGCAGGAGCCTTGGCTTTGGTAGGCAATATTGCCTCCAAAGATGCTTTCATTGTAGAAAAACTCAGACAAGCAGGAGTAGTGCTGCTGGGCAAAACCAATCTCAGTGAATGGGCCAATTTTAGAAGCACCCGAAGCAGCAGCGGGTGGAGTAGTCGTGGTGGTCAAACCAAAAACCCTTATGTCCTGGACCACAGTCCCTGTGGATCCAGTTCAGGGTCAGGCTCAGCGGTATCTGCCAATCTGTGTACAATAGCTATAGGTACAGAGACAGACGGATCTGTAGCTTGTCCGGCCAGTATCAATGGAGTGGTTGGCATCAAACCTACTGTAGGACTTTGGAGCCGCTCAGGCATCATCCCTATCTCGCATACTCAAGATACGGCAGGTCCGATGGCTCGAACGGTGACGGATGCTGCTGTATTATTAACCGCTTTGCAGGGCAAAGATCCTCAGGATGAGGCTACGAATGCAAATCCGGATTCTGGCTTGAATTATGCCAAAGATTTAAACCTGGCGACCATGCAAGGCATGCGGTTGGGTATCGATGCTTCATTACTTAAACGGCATGAGGAGATCGATGACTTGCTTGGAAAGACCCTGGACCTTCTCCGGTCAAACGGCGCTGCTATAGTCGAGGTAGATTATATGGGGCCAAATGGCAAAATCAATGATCCTGAATTTATGGTCCTCAAATATGAATTTAAATATGGGGTTGAAAAATATCTACAAACTGAAAATTTTAAATATAAAACGCTGAAAGATATCATTCAATTTAATAAAGACCATAAAGAGGAAGCTATGCCTTACTTCCAACAAGAGATCCTGGAACAATGTGCTGAACTGGGTGATCTGCAGACCAAAGAATATCTGCTTGCCCTTAAAAATTCACATGAAGTGGCTCGAATAGCGATCGACAGTCTGCTTAAACAAAACAAATTGAATGCTTTGATAGGTCCTGCCACCGGGGCCAGTTGGTGCATAGATAAAGTCAATGGGGATCATTGGACCGGCTATGGTGCTTATGGTATTTCTGCAGTCGCAGGCTATCCCAGTGTGACGGTACCGATGGGTTATATCCACGAGCTCCCTATAGGCTTGAGTTTTATGGGTACCGCTTATGATGAACAGAATCTGATCAAGCTGGCTTTTGCTTTCGAACAATTGACTAAAGCGCGAAGAGCTCCAAAATTTATTCCATCCATTTAA
- the dnaB gene encoding replicative DNA helicase, whose amino-acid sequence MTYGRIQPQAVPLEEAVLGAIMIDKDALAVVINILKPESFYKPQNQLIYRSMLGLFEKTQPIDLLTVHEALKKAAELENAGGIQYLVDLSNKVGSAANSEYHARIVAQKFIQRELIRIGTSTISGAFDETMDVFDLLDETEKNLYDVTQGNLNRGYETLGALAAKAQKHLEQISQREEGLTGVPSGFTALDRLTSGWQPSDLIIVAARPGMGKTAFTLAMARNAAFDHKMPIAIFSLEMASQQLVTRLLSLEAEIEGGKMRNGRLEPEEWSKLHQAIEKMSDVPIYIDDTPGINIFELRAKCRRLKMHHDIKMIIIDYLQLMSGRSDNKSGTREQEISSISRALKGLAKELNVPVIALSQLSRAVETRGGAKRPMLSDLRESGAIEQDADIVTFIYRPDYYEMEGVDDSLPKGVVEIIIAKHRNGPLDTVQLKFIDRFAKFTDLEDFDFTKLRGDMPTPAQTPFSGLITRQSRMNSDDDVPF is encoded by the coding sequence ATGACTTATGGCAGGATACAACCACAGGCAGTACCACTCGAAGAGGCAGTGCTTGGAGCCATTATGATCGACAAAGATGCACTCGCCGTAGTTATCAATATACTCAAGCCTGAAAGTTTTTATAAACCACAAAATCAGCTGATATACCGATCTATGTTGGGGCTTTTTGAAAAGACTCAGCCTATAGACCTGCTCACGGTACACGAAGCGCTCAAAAAAGCTGCTGAACTAGAAAATGCAGGCGGGATCCAATACCTGGTAGATCTGTCGAATAAAGTAGGCTCTGCAGCCAATAGTGAGTATCACGCCCGCATCGTGGCTCAAAAATTTATCCAACGTGAATTGATCCGTATAGGTACATCGACGATTAGTGGTGCTTTTGACGAGACCATGGATGTCTTTGACTTGCTGGACGAGACAGAAAAAAACCTGTATGATGTCACCCAGGGCAACCTCAACCGGGGTTATGAGACCTTAGGTGCTTTGGCAGCCAAAGCTCAAAAACATCTGGAGCAAATATCTCAAAGGGAAGAAGGTCTCACCGGAGTTCCTTCCGGATTTACAGCCCTGGACCGTCTAACCTCCGGCTGGCAACCATCAGATTTGATCATCGTAGCGGCCAGACCGGGTATGGGTAAAACTGCATTTACCCTAGCTATGGCACGCAATGCAGCATTTGATCACAAAATGCCGATCGCTATATTTTCTTTGGAGATGGCCAGTCAACAATTAGTGACCAGGTTGCTCTCCCTCGAAGCTGAGATTGAAGGTGGCAAAATGCGGAATGGTCGCCTCGAGCCGGAGGAGTGGTCCAAACTTCATCAGGCCATCGAAAAAATGAGTGATGTGCCGATCTATATCGATGATACACCTGGTATCAACATTTTCGAGCTCCGGGCTAAATGCCGAAGGCTCAAAATGCATCATGACATCAAAATGATCATCATAGATTATCTGCAGCTCATGAGTGGCCGCAGCGATAACAAATCGGGTACTCGTGAGCAAGAGATATCGTCTATCTCCAGAGCACTCAAAGGGCTTGCCAAAGAATTAAATGTACCCGTAATAGCCTTATCTCAGCTCAGCAGGGCGGTCGAGACCAGGGGTGGAGCTAAAAGGCCCATGCTATCAGACTTGAGGGAATCTGGCGCCATCGAGCAGGACGCGGATATCGTCACTTTTATATACAGGCCGGATTATTATGAAATGGAAGGCGTAGACGATTCCTTGCCCAAAGGTGTGGTAGAAATCATTATTGCCAAACATCGAAATGGTCCGCTAGATACTGTTCAACTCAAATTTATTGATCGATTTGCTAAGTTTACAGACCTGGAGGATTTTGATTTTACAAAATTACGTGGGGATATGCCTACTCCTGCACAAACGCCATTTAGTGGATTAATCACCCGACAAAGCAGGATGAATTCTGACGACGATGTGCCATTTTGA
- a CDS encoding alpha-ketoglutarate-dependent dioxygenase AlkB, whose translation MSIQDIKRMPNILPYDGEVYYYGLMMSLEASQYYLKIFLDQIQWKNDEARIFGKHFITKRKVAWYGDQGYQYTYSKTTKQALAWTPELLTLRDQVQDLTQSAYNSCLLNLYHTGSEGMAWHSDDEKALGKGAAIASVSFGTERRFLFRHRHTKETIEIVLAPGSLLVMQGETQFHWVHRLPVTKKVTEARVNLTFRMMVQEAIE comes from the coding sequence ATGTCAATTCAAGATATTAAAAGAATGCCCAACATACTTCCTTATGACGGAGAGGTCTATTATTATGGATTGATGATGTCCCTGGAAGCGTCACAGTATTACCTGAAAATATTCCTCGATCAAATACAATGGAAAAACGATGAAGCCCGAATCTTTGGCAAACATTTTATCACCAAACGCAAGGTGGCCTGGTATGGTGACCAGGGATATCAATATACTTACTCGAAGACCACTAAACAAGCGTTAGCCTGGACTCCAGAATTGTTAACGCTGAGGGACCAGGTACAAGACCTCACCCAGTCAGCTTATAATTCATGCCTGCTCAATCTCTACCATACTGGAAGTGAAGGTATGGCCTGGCATAGCGATGATGAAAAAGCATTGGGCAAGGGTGCCGCCATTGCATCGGTGAGCTTTGGTACGGAGAGGCGCTTTTTATTTAGACATCGTCATACTAAAGAAACGATAGAAATAGTGCTGGCTCCGGGAAGTTTATTGGTGATGCAGGGAGAGACTCAATTTCATTGGGTTCATCGACTTCCTGTCACAAAAAAAGTGACCGAAGCCCGGGTAAACCTTACTTTCAGGATGATGGTGCAGGAGGCTATAGAGTAA
- a CDS encoding metal-binding protein, translating into MKIILHIALSDLAVREKIHHKEITLAGNSRLNIYGHLRCASGKRMKRLNRVFFRSEQEAIDSGYRPCGHCMKAAYKKYKQKL; encoded by the coding sequence ATGAAGATCATCCTTCATATTGCGCTCTCAGACCTGGCGGTCAGAGAAAAAATACACCATAAAGAAATCACTTTGGCTGGCAATAGTAGATTGAATATTTATGGGCATCTTCGATGTGCTTCGGGAAAAAGAATGAAAAGATTAAATAGGGTGTTTTTTAGATCTGAACAAGAAGCGATAGACTCAGGATACAGGCCATGTGGTCATTGCATGAAGGCAGCTTATAAAAAGTACAAACAAAAATTATAG
- a CDS encoding methylated-DNA--[protein]-cysteine S-methyltransferase, whose translation MTDYQRIEKAILYLKENFKSQPDLDEVAKQVYLSPFHFQRLFKDWAGVTPKKFLQFTSLEYAKKLLTQQLSVSQTSFETGFSGTSRLHDLFVGIEGMTPGEYKNGGETLSIQYSYAETLFGDVLLGSTTKGVCHLAFVQNEKDGLENLRHLFPRAKLAQKTDFFQQNALQVFTKDWTDLTKIKLHLKGTAFQLKVWQALLKIPIGDISTYTHLAQSIQHPSANRAVGTAVGSNPVAYLIPCHRVIKSTGVLGEYHWGSTKKAAILGWEAAQKHGDQDSNDTDN comes from the coding sequence ATGACAGACTACCAAAGAATAGAAAAAGCCATCCTCTATCTAAAGGAAAACTTCAAATCTCAACCGGATCTTGACGAGGTGGCAAAGCAGGTTTATTTGAGCCCTTTTCATTTTCAAAGATTATTTAAAGATTGGGCAGGAGTCACGCCTAAAAAGTTTTTACAATTCACCAGCCTGGAGTATGCCAAAAAATTATTAACCCAACAATTATCTGTTTCACAAACCAGTTTTGAAACCGGATTTTCAGGCACCAGCAGATTACATGATCTCTTTGTAGGAATAGAAGGAATGACTCCTGGAGAATACAAAAACGGTGGAGAGACATTATCTATCCAATACAGTTATGCCGAGACTTTATTTGGAGATGTTCTGTTAGGTTCTACGACCAAAGGAGTATGTCACCTGGCATTTGTACAGAATGAAAAAGATGGTTTGGAAAATCTACGACACCTATTCCCCAGGGCAAAGCTTGCACAAAAGACAGATTTTTTTCAACAAAATGCCTTACAGGTTTTTACCAAAGATTGGACTGATCTGACTAAAATAAAGCTTCATTTGAAGGGTACTGCTTTTCAATTAAAAGTATGGCAGGCATTATTAAAAATTCCTATTGGCGATATTTCTACATATACTCACCTGGCTCAATCCATACAACATCCCTCTGCCAACAGAGCGGTTGGTACTGCTGTGGGTAGCAATCCTGTGGCTTATCTCATCCCTTGTCATCGGGTGATAAAATCTACAGGTGTCCTGGGCGAGTATCATTGGGGGAGTACAAAGAAAGCTGCCATCTTAGGCTGGGAGGCTGCTCAAAAACATGGAGATCAGGATTCCAATGATACAGATAATTAA
- a CDS encoding SulP family inorganic anion transporter, with protein sequence MTLTSIKSNLKTDILSGFVVFLIAVPLCLGIALASGAPLFAGMISGIVGGLVIGTLSKSPLSVSGPAAGLTAICLAGITSLGSFELFLMATVLAGFIQLILSVLKAGSIAYYFPSNVIKGMLTGIGIIIILKQIPHLVGYDRDTEGDLDFFQADGENSFSSIFSMFNNIHPGAAIIGIVCLIVIFAWDKMKPASLKLLPGALIAVVLGVILNQVFIATAQAHLVVIDAHMVHLPVFESTSGLISQLSFPDFSGIFNKEVWIVAFTLGIVASLETLLTIEATDKIDPLKRVTPTNRELLAQGTGNIISGLIGGLPLTSVIVRSTANLNAGAQSKLSSIIHGLILLLGVLFFATQLNNIPLASLAAILIATGYKLANPALFKGMFSMSKYQWLPFIITVVAIVLTNLLTGVMIGLAFSILSILIGNIKHSYFFKSEEYQDGKLITILLAEEVSFLNKAAIRLTLDKLPPNSKVLIDASHATYIDHDVVEIIKEFQSNIVKSKNISLILKGFTDHYKLENNDHIFYGEIPDPLKKLEAKKEFFTQKEALHYLG encoded by the coding sequence ATGACTTTAACGAGTATTAAATCTAATCTGAAGACAGACATTTTGTCTGGATTTGTAGTTTTCCTAATAGCAGTACCTCTCTGTCTTGGGATAGCGCTTGCATCCGGTGCTCCACTATTTGCAGGCATGATCTCTGGTATAGTCGGCGGGCTGGTGATCGGCACACTCAGTAAATCTCCATTGAGCGTAAGCGGCCCTGCAGCAGGGCTTACAGCGATTTGTCTTGCCGGTATCACGAGTTTAGGCAGTTTTGAATTATTTCTCATGGCAACCGTATTGGCTGGCTTTATCCAGCTTATATTATCTGTCTTGAAGGCGGGAAGCATAGCATACTATTTTCCTTCCAATGTGATCAAAGGAATGCTCACTGGTATAGGCATCATTATTATTCTCAAACAAATACCTCACTTAGTTGGATATGATAGAGATACAGAAGGTGACCTCGACTTTTTCCAGGCTGATGGAGAAAATAGCTTTTCTTCCATCTTTAGCATGTTTAACAATATTCACCCTGGAGCTGCTATCATAGGAATAGTATGTCTTATCGTAATATTTGCCTGGGATAAAATGAAACCTGCTAGCCTAAAATTATTGCCGGGGGCTTTGATTGCCGTTGTGTTGGGTGTGATTCTCAATCAGGTTTTTATAGCCACAGCTCAAGCGCATCTAGTCGTCATTGATGCTCATATGGTCCATCTACCTGTATTCGAGAGTACTTCCGGATTGATAAGCCAGTTGTCATTTCCAGACTTTTCAGGTATATTTAATAAAGAGGTCTGGATCGTGGCATTCACTTTGGGTATAGTAGCTTCATTAGAGACCTTGCTCACCATTGAGGCTACAGATAAAATAGATCCACTTAAAAGAGTAACCCCAACTAACCGTGAACTACTCGCGCAAGGCACAGGCAATATTATTTCAGGCTTAATCGGTGGCTTGCCATTGACTTCCGTCATCGTAAGATCTACTGCCAATCTCAACGCAGGTGCTCAATCAAAGCTATCTAGCATCATTCATGGACTGATCTTATTGCTCGGTGTATTGTTTTTTGCAACTCAATTAAACAATATTCCATTAGCATCCCTGGCAGCGATCCTGATCGCCACTGGATATAAACTGGCTAATCCAGCTTTGTTTAAAGGTATGTTCAGCATGTCAAAATATCAGTGGTTACCTTTTATCATCACTGTGGTGGCAATTGTTTTGACCAATTTGCTGACAGGAGTTATGATCGGATTAGCTTTTAGTATCCTGAGTATCCTGATTGGCAATATCAAACATTCTTACTTTTTTAAATCTGAAGAATATCAAGATGGCAAGCTGATCACCATTCTTCTGGCTGAAGAGGTTTCGTTTTTAAATAAAGCAGCTATTCGCCTGACCCTGGACAAACTTCCTCCAAACAGCAAAGTGCTTATCGATGCTTCCCATGCCACCTATATCGATCATGATGTAGTGGAGATCATCAAGGAGTTCCAGTCTAATATCGTCAAATCTAAAAATATATCGTTGATACTGAAAGGTTTCACTGATCATTATAAATTAGAAAACAACGATCACATTTTTTATGGCGAAATACCTGATCCCTTAAAAAAACTTGAAGCCAAAAAAGAATTTTTTACTCAAAAGGAAGCGCTTCATTATTTAGGATAA
- a CDS encoding SulP family inorganic anion transporter, translating into MQKSLISIPDKGDIFGGLTAGIVALPLALAFGVQSGMGAAAGLYGAIFLGFFAALFGGTPVQISGPTGPMTVVSAATIASFVGGASGLEGVLHAIIATFILAGLFQILMGVLKLGSYIRYIPYPVVSGFMSGIGLIIILYQLFPALGLASPSSTIAVVTQLPGALSSINFTSLLYTTLTIVIIYLLPKILKSVPSTLVALLAITILSLVLKIEIPIIGDIPQGFPKLHLHHLLAFDTKWTWTVIEAAITLAALGAIDSLLTSVVADNVTKTKHDSNKELIGQGIGNSIAGLFGGLPGAGATMRTLVNVRSGGKNRISGIIHSVILLIIVLGLGQYASLIPKSVLAGILITVGIGILDYKSLKHISKIPRTDAVIMVFVLLITVFFDLLIAVGVGILLSSLLFMKKMGDLMEENSKLVSLDNISQDFMRPDESIPAPLSTKIFVKHVDGPLFFGSATGFQNILQKMPETLYVIIRLEKVPYIDQTGLYALEDSIIMLEKRGIEVLFVGLQPQPRQRLEAIHLIPDLILEGQLFDRFDDCVSYILRLENPNSKK; encoded by the coding sequence ATGCAAAAAAGCTTAATCAGCATTCCAGACAAAGGGGACATATTCGGCGGACTGACTGCCGGCATTGTAGCCTTGCCCCTGGCACTCGCCTTTGGTGTACAATCCGGGATGGGTGCAGCAGCTGGATTATATGGGGCTATATTTTTAGGCTTTTTTGCTGCTTTATTTGGAGGAACGCCTGTGCAAATCAGCGGACCTACCGGCCCAATGACGGTGGTGTCTGCGGCCACCATAGCTTCCTTTGTGGGCGGAGCTAGTGGTCTAGAAGGTGTGCTGCATGCGATCATTGCCACATTTATCCTGGCCGGCCTTTTTCAAATTTTGATGGGAGTGTTGAAACTGGGGAGTTATATTCGTTATATTCCCTACCCAGTTGTATCAGGCTTTATGAGTGGTATAGGTCTGATTATTATTTTATACCAACTATTTCCTGCTTTAGGATTGGCCTCTCCGTCCAGCACCATTGCTGTCGTAACACAACTTCCGGGTGCGTTGTCGTCTATAAACTTTACTTCCTTATTGTATACGACACTGACTATTGTAATTATTTACCTACTTCCAAAAATTTTAAAATCAGTGCCCAGCACACTGGTTGCTTTGCTGGCCATCACCATTTTATCATTGGTGTTGAAGATAGAAATACCTATCATTGGAGATATCCCGCAGGGTTTTCCAAAATTGCATCTCCACCACCTGTTAGCTTTTGATACCAAATGGACCTGGACAGTAATAGAGGCAGCGATTACTTTAGCTGCACTAGGAGCTATAGACTCCCTGCTGACTTCTGTAGTTGCTGACAATGTCACCAAGACAAAACACGATAGCAATAAAGAATTGATCGGACAAGGTATTGGCAATTCGATAGCGGGTTTGTTTGGCGGCTTGCCGGGAGCAGGTGCAACTATGCGGACCTTGGTCAATGTCAGGTCCGGAGGCAAAAATCGAATTTCGGGTATTATCCATTCCGTAATATTGTTGATCATCGTACTGGGGCTTGGCCAATATGCAAGCCTGATTCCGAAGTCTGTCCTGGCAGGTATATTGATTACCGTAGGTATTGGCATTTTGGATTATAAATCTTTGAAACATATTTCGAAAATTCCTCGCACAGACGCTGTGATCATGGTTTTTGTCCTCTTGATTACAGTATTTTTTGATTTGTTGATAGCTGTAGGCGTGGGTATACTATTATCATCCTTATTATTCATGAAAAAGATGGGTGACCTCATGGAAGAAAATTCCAAATTAGTCTCCTTAGATAATATTTCTCAAGATTTTATGCGACCGGACGAGTCTATTCCTGCCCCATTGAGTACTAAAATATTTGTAAAACATGTGGATGGACCATTGTTTTTTGGCTCGGCGACCGGTTTTCAAAATATTTTACAAAAAATGCCGGAGACTTTATATGTCATTATCCGATTAGAAAAAGTGCCTTATATCGATCAGACTGGCTTATACGCCCTGGAAGATTCTATTATTATGCTGGAAAAAAGAGGCATTGAAGTACTGTTTGTCGGGTTGCAGCCTCAACCAAGACAGCGATTGGAGGCCATCCATCTTATCCCGGATCTTATTCTGGAAGGGCAGCTTTTTGATCGATTTGACGATTGTGTTAGTTATATTTTGAGATTGGAAAACCCAAACTCAAAAAAGTAA